TGAGTATGAGTACATTTTAAATGAGCATCTTAGaatccacacaggagagaaaccaTATTGTTGTGATTTCTGTGGGAAGTATCTCAGAAGCAGAGAAGGCCTTTTGGCCCACAGACgaactcacacaggtgagatGCCTTATTCTTGTGAAACATGTGGGAAacgttttgtttttaatgcggATATGAAAGTCCACATGagaactcacacaggtgagaggcCGTACTCCTGCAGCACTTGTGGAAAAAGATATACTGGTCGTTCAGGTCTGAAAAGGCACATGAGagctcacacaggtgagaagccaTATCCTTGTCAAATATGTGGGAAGAGTTTTCGGTGTCAAAGTAACTTGATTGCCCACAGAagaactcacacaggtgagaaaccgtTCCTCTGCAGCATATGTGGGAGAAGATTAACTTCTCGTTCAGGTCTGAAAACGCATATGagaactcacacaggtgagaagccgTATCCCTGCAACATTTGTGGGAAAAGGTTCTCTCAGTCGTCAGCCTTTAGAACGCATGCAAGAGTTCATACACGTTAAAAGTTGTATATTTACAGAACACATGTCAGAGctttcagacctggcattatcATGTGTGTCAGGTGATCCCATCACAAGTGGGCAGCTCTAAGAGTGTCACTTCACACTCCGCGTTCAAATGCGTCTCCATTGAACACTTGTGGTAGAATCTCACTTCCTCActttatatgcaaataaacacataatcGATTCAGTTTGCAACAACCAAATGTGCTGTTGATCTTAACCAGCAGGTTAAAAGAAGCTCGTGTTTctaatgatttcatttatttgtgccAAGCAAAAGAGGCTGAACTGAAAACATCCGCTTTAAGGAAAAGTTTGACAGCAGACAGATCAAGCTCATCTAACAGGCTATGAAAACGTAGCTCAGAAAACTTTGATTTCCAGCAGGCAGTGGATGCAGTAGCAGCCGTTCAGGTTTAACAAaccttttaatatttctttacatcctaaatgaagaaacagtctgagtgaatgatgaatgaaaggatgtttctctgccttttcatctttattagTTAATGATAGCTAGGTAGAAAAAAAGATCAATTCATTGTGGTGCTCAAAGGCTACTGGCAGCTAAGGGCaacttttaaggtggaatgcTTTATTCTGTGTCACGGTGTGCATGAGTTGAGGTTGTGAATCAATGTGAGTCactcatgttttattctttccacctaaagttttttccttttgtccagaacatgttctttcattttatcttttcatgtATTTTCGATTGCATCAACttgataaaatgtttgtttcaagtttcaaaggaaaaacaaaaacaagttgctgaagtttttgttttttcaacttGGTTTTAGAAAATGTACTATATGAATAAACTTTTGTTGTGAAGGAATTTTGATTGCAAGAATATTTCTTTCACTGCTGGTTATTCAGACTGATCTTTGCAAACTGATGCATTGGGTGGTCAGGGTAACTAAGAGCATCATCAGTCTAAGTGTTGGCAATAAAGGAACATTGGcaatgaaatgctgtttttctgaactcATGTATTTGTTCTAAGAATAAAGCTTTGTATGGTGGTAATGTCACAATaccacattcacactgaagtCTAGAGCTACAAGCAAACTCTGTTCATCACAGCTGCAGATCAGAGTGACTGACAGTAACATTCAGAGTAGTTGCAGTGAAGAAGAGTTGATTTCTTAGTGATGAATTCTAACATACAGGAGGTGTTTCAATGTGACAGCTCAGCTGCTGGAGGTTAAGTTAAAGTAGGATATGATGTAATTTGATTGTTTGATTAATGGACGTGTCTCAgatttaacacatttatttacagcagtGATGTGCAACCaagcacatttactcaagttcTGCTCCATCTCCACAAACTGCTACAAGAAGAAATGCTGTTTACATGTTAGGCCTAAGGAAAACTGGCGGGACGTTACACATGATCACTTTCACGTTTCATACTTTAAACTACATTTTGCTGAAActaattttgtttaatttactaACATTTTGAAGAAAGATGTATTTTTACAGTCATTGCTAGTTTAACTTATCTGTATTAAATTCTTTCATCTCGACTTATTTGATTTTACGGAAGATGATTTTCAAAAAGTCCTCAGTGAAATGTAGTCGTGGAGAGAAAATAACCTAATTTCCTAATAAACGAAGCGACAGAGATgtaaaaatcttaactgaagcAGGAACAATAGAACTGACTCTCTCCATCCGCCGGAACTTCACAGTGTGACACCCAGCGGAAGTACAAAGAAAGAGCTAGCATCGTtagctgtgtggatgtgtgcagtTAGCGGACAGACGGTGGTGTGGGAGTATCTCAGCTAAATATTCCAGTTGTAACGGAGCAGCGATGTCTTCGGTTCAGTATCTGAGAGACTTTGTCACCGAGCgactaactgctgctgctgaagaaatatTCGGAGTCTTTGAAACAATTATCGTCGACTACGAGGCAGAGGTCGATCGTCAGCGCAGACTGCTGGATATCGTTTGGCAACCTGAAATAAAGTTACACAGGATAGGTGTGTAAAAGCAGAATGGCCTTAATAATCACTAAGAAAGGGACGTGACTTACATTGgactcatttcactgtgtttctccatccagaaaagaataaacctgtttgttgtgtctctttgttcctccagagctcccacagcagcatgtctgtcaggaggaggaggttctcAGTGACCAGCAGCTCTGTAACCAGGAGAGGAACTCCAGCCTGGACCAAGAGGACCCAGATCCACCACAgattaaagaggaggaggaggaggaggaaacctGCAGCGgtcaggagggagagcagcttgTACTGAAGCAGGAGACTGATGCCTTTATGTTGACTCCTGATTATGAGGGAAGTGACCACACTGAACCAGAACCAGGCAGAgaccagcagctcctctctcacAGCTCTCCTGTAGATGAGAGCCAAGATCAGACAGGAAGCAAACATGTGGACTCAGAATTAAGTAGAAATgtagagacaaagacacagtcaaGTCAACACAGCAACAGTGTTTCCAACACAGGTGAGAAGACTTTCAAATGTGACACTTGTGGAAAAGGATTTGAGAATAAGAGCAAATTCAATGAGCATCTGAGAgtccacacaggagagaaacgATATTGTTGTGATATGTGTGGGAAGCATCTCAGAAGTAGAGAAGGCTTTTTGATCCACAGAagaactcacacaggtgagaaaccgtTCTCCTGCAGCACCTGTGGGAGAAGATTCGGCTCTATGTCAACGATGAAAAGTCACATGAaaactcacacaggtgagaagccaTATTCTTGTCAAACTTGTGGGAAACGTTATCCATATAAAGAATATTTGAAAGTCCACATGAgatctcacacaggtgagaagccaTATTCTTGTCAAACATGTGGGAAGGGTTTTGCCAGTCATAGTCACTTGAATGACCATAGAagaactcacacaggtgagaaaccatactgctgcagcacctgtggAAAAAGATTCTCTTTCAGTTCATCAATGAAAGCCCACATGagaactcacacaggtgagaaaccgtACTCCTGCAGCACGTGTGGAAAAAGATTCACTGGGCATTCAGATATGAAAAAGCACATGAgatctcacacaggtgagaagccaTATTCTTGTCAAACTTGTGGGAAACGTTATCCATATAAAGAAGATTTGAATATCCACATGAgatctcacacaggtgagaaaccatATTCTTGTGAAATATGTGGGAAGAATTTTGTGTCTCATGGTAACTTGAGAAACCACCGCAGAATCCACACGGGTGAGAAACCGTATCCCTGCAACACTTGTGGGAAAAGGTTCTCTCGATTGTCAGACTTTAAAAGTCATGCAAGTGTTCATACAGGTTAAAAGTCGTATATTTCATACAAACTTTGATTTCCAGCAGGCAGTGGATGCAGTAGCAGCTGTTCAGGTTTAACAGaccttttaatatttctttgcatcgtaaatgaagaaacagtctgagtgaatgatgaatgaaaggatgtttctctgccttttcatctttattagTTAATGATAgctaggtagaaaaaaaaatctattcattGTGGTGCTCAAAAGCTACTGGCAGCTAAGGGCAACTTTTAAGGCGGAATGcttttttctgtgtcactgtgcatGAGTTGAGGTTGTGAATCAATGTGAGTCactcatgttttattctttccacctaaagttttttccttttgtccagAACATGtcctttcattttatctttttatgtaattttgaTTTGATCaaaagttgttgattttttttttttacttccttttAGAAAATGTACCATATTAATAAACTTGTATTGTGATGGAATTTTGATTGCAAGAATATTTCTTTCACTGCTGGTTATTCAGACTGATCTTTGCAAACTGATGCATTGGGTGGTCAGGGTAACTAAGAGCATCTTCAGTCTAAGTGGTGGCAATAAAGGAACATTGGCACAAAACTAGCGGGACATTACACACGATCACTTTCACGTTTCATACTTGAAACTACATTTTGCTGAAACTAATTTCGTTTAACATTTGAAATATAGATGTATTTTTACAGTCATTGCTCGTTTAACTTATCTGTATTTTCCTTACTATAAGGCGCATCGTATTATAAGGCGCATAGAATAGAAACTACTGTAGTGGCTGGGGTTGCGTTATGCATCCACTAGATGGAGCTGCGCTAAACAAAACAGATAAGTCAGTGAAACTTTATTGATAGAACACAAACCAACGTTCTGACAACTCCGTTCACTCCCAAAACAAATTAGTGCATTCACAATACGGTAACGTACGTACCGGTAGCTCTTGCCGATATTTGCGCCTCCTCCATTGAAAACAATGTATTTCCAACTCCATTTGTCACAGTTCAAAGCTATTTGaacagctgttttatttgtttcccGAGGTAACGTTAGTGACGTAGTATTATCTTTTAGCAACAGCAAGGTACAACAGGTAGTGCAACTTTTTTATCAAGTAGTTAATACATTCACAAACGTGGAGGGCTTTTCCCTAGTAGATACGTTAAAGAAACATTATGATACCGCTACGGTAAATCAAACGTTAGTCCAATCACAATATAGTAACTCTCGAAATAGTGCAAAGCAATAACAATATAACAACAACTCGACGGAATTTTTACCGTTTTTACTATACAATCTATGGTTTTTACCGCTCTTACTTCGGCGACGCCCCCTGACTACGGTAGCCATGGTAATCGACCATGGCTACCGTACCGTGATCCATATATAAGGCGCATCGGCTTATAAGGCGCACTGTCGGTTTTTGAGAAAATTAAAGGCTTTTATGTGCGCCTTATAGTGCGGAAAATACGGTAAATCCTTttacctttactttttttttttacgcagaATGATTTTCAAATAGTCCTCAGTGAAATGTAGTCGTGGAGAGAAAATAACCAAATTTCCTAATAAACAAATGAAGCGACAGAGAtttaaaaatcttaactgaagcAGGAACAATAGAACTGACTCTCTCCATCCGCCGGAACTTCACAGTGTGACACCCAGCGGAAGTACAAAGAAAGAGCTAGCATCGTTAGCTGTGTGGACGTGTGCAGTTAGCGGACAGACGGTGGTGTGGGAGTATCTCAGCTAAATATTCCAGTTGTAACGGAGCAGCGATGTCTTCGGTTCAGTATCTGAGAGACTTTGTCACCGAGCgactaactgctgctgctgaagaaatatTCGGAGTCTTTGAAAAAACCATCGTCGAGTACGAGGCAGAGGTCGATCGTCAGCGCAGACTGCTGGATATCGTTTGGCAACCTGAAATAAAGTTACACAGGATAGGTGTGTAAAAGCAGAATGGCCTTAATAATCACTAAGAAAGGGACGGGACTTACATTGgactcatttcactgtgtttctccatccagaaaagaataaacctgtttgttgtgtctctttgttcctccagagctcccacagcagcatgtctgtcaggaggaggaggttctcagtgaccagcagctctgtgaccaGGAGAGGAACTCCAGCCTGGACCAAGAGGACCCAGATCCACCACAgattaaagaggaggaggaggaaacctGCAGTGgtcaggagggagagcagcttgTACTGAAGCAGGAGACCGATGCCTTTATGTTGACTCCTGATTATGAGGGAAGTGACCACACTGAACCAGAACCAGGCAGAgaccagcagctcctctctcacAGCTCTCCTGTAGATGAGAGCCAAGATCAGACAGGAAGCAAACATGTGGACTCAGGATTAACTAGAAttgcagagacaaagacacagaagacacaacacaagaACAGGAGTCACAGCAACAGTGTTTCCAACAAAGGTAAGAAGTCTTTCAGATGTGACACTTGTGGAAAAGGATTTGAGAATAAGAGCAAATTTAATGAGCATCTGAGAgtccacacaggagagaaaccaTATTGTTGTGATACGTGTGGGAAGCATCTCAGCAGTAGATCAGGCTTGTTGATCCACAGAagaactcacacaggtgagaaaccgtTCTCCTGCAGCACCTGTGGGAGAAGATTCACTGCCTTGTCAACGATGAAAAGTCACATGAgatctcacacaggtgagaagccaTATTCTTGTCAAACTTGTGGGAAACGTTTtccacataaaaaatatttggaaaGTCACATGAgatctcacacaggtgagaagccaTATTCTTGTCAAATGTGTGGGAGGGCTTTTTCGAGTCGTAGTCACTTGAATGACCATAGAAGAACTCACACCGGTGAGAAACCATactgctgcagcacctgtggGAGGAGATTCTCTTTCAGTTCAGCAATGAAAGCCCACATGagaactcacacaggtgagaagccaTATTCTTGTCAAATATGTGGGAGGGCTTTTGCGAGTCATAGTCACTTGAATAACCATAGAagaactcacacaggtgagaaaccatactgctgcagcacctgtggGAGAAGATTCTCTTTGAGGTCAACAATGACAGTCCACATGagaactcacacaggtgagaaaccgtACTCCTGCAGCACCTGTGGAAAAAGATTCGCTGGTCATTCAGGTCTGAATAGGCACATGAGATGCCACACGGGTGAGAAGCCATATTCCTGCAACACTTGTGGTAAAAGGTTCATTCAGTTGTCAGGCTTTAAAAGGCATGCAAGAATTCATACACGTTAAAAGTCGTATATTTACAGAACACATGGCAGAGctttcagacctggcattatcatgtgtctcaggtgatccCATCACAAGTGCTCAGCTCTAAGCGTGTCACTTCACACGTGGCGTTCAAATGCGTCTCCATTGAACACTTGTGGTAGAATCTCACTTCCCCACtttatatgtaaataaacacataatcGATTCAGTTTGCAACAACCAAATGTGCTGTTGATCTTAACCAGCAGGTTAAAAGAAGCTTGTGTTTctaatgatttcatttatttgtgccAAGCAAAAGAGGCTGAACTGAAAACATCCACTTTAAGGAAAAGTTTGACAGCAGACAGATCAAGCTCATCTAACAGGCtatgaaaaggagaaacaaacatgagttgttgaagttttttttttttttttttacttcgtTTTAGAAAATGTACTATATGAATAAACTTGTTGATGGAATTTTGATTACAAGAATATTTCTTTCACTGCTGGTTATTCAGACTGATCTTTGCAAACTGATGCATTGGGTGGTCAGGGTAACTAAGAGTATCATCAGTCTAAGTGGTGGCAAAGGAACATTGGcaatgaaatgctgtttttctgaactcATGTATTTGTTCTAAGAATAAAGCTTTGTATGGTGATAATGTCACAATaccacattcacactgaagtCTAGAGCTACAAGCAAACTCTGTTCATCACAGCTGCAGATCAGAGTGACTGACAGTAACATTCAGAGTAGTTGCAGTGAAGAAGAGTTGATTTATTAGTGATGAATTCTAACATACAGGAGGTGTTTCAATGTGACAGCTCAGCTGCTGGAGGTTAAGTTAAAGTAGGATATGATGTACTTTGATTGTTTGATTAATGGAAGTGTCTCAgatttaacacatttatttacagcagtGATGTGCAACCaagcacatttactcaagttcTGCTCCATCTCCACAAACTGCTACAAGAAATAATGCTGTTTACATGTTGTGGCCTAAGTAAAACTGGCGGTACATTAAACATGATCACTTTCACGTTTCATACTTTAAACTACATTTTGCTGAAActaattttgtttaatttactaACATTTTGAAGAAAGATGTATTTTTACAGTCATTGCTAGTTTAACTTATCTGTATTAAATTCTTTCATCTCGACTTATTTGATTTTACGGAAGATGATTTTCAAAAAGTCCTCAGTGAAATGTAGTCGTAGAGAGAAAATAACCTAATTTCTTAATTAACGAAGCGACAGAGATgtaaaaatcttaactgaagcAGGAACAATAGAACTGATTCTCTCCATCCGCCGGAACTTCACAGTGTGACACCCAGCGGAAGTACAAAGAACGAGCTAGCATCGTtagctgtgtggatgtgtgcagtTAGCGGACAGACGGTGGTGTGGGAGTATCTCAGCTAAATATTCCAGTTGTAACGGAGCAGCGATGTCTTCGGTTCAGTATCTGAGAGACTTTGTCACCGAGCgactaactgctgctgctgaagaaatatTCGGAGTCTTTGAAACAATTATCGTCGACTACGAGGCAGAGGTCGATCGTCAGCGCCGACTGCTGGATATCGTTTGGAAACCTGAAGTAAAGTTACACAGGATAGGTGTGTAAAAGCAGAATGGCCTTAATAATCACTAAGAAAGGGACGGGACTTACATTGgactcatttcactgtgtttctccatccagaaaagaataaacctgtttgttgtgtctctttgttcctccagagctcccacagcagcatgtctgccaggaggaggaggttctcagtgaccagcagctctgtgaccaGGAGAGGAACTCCAGCCTGGACCAAGAGGACCCAGATCCACCACAgattaaagaggaggaggaggaggaaacctG
This genomic stretch from Toxotes jaculatrix isolate fToxJac2 chromosome 19, fToxJac2.pri, whole genome shotgun sequence harbors:
- the LOC121200063 gene encoding oocyte zinc finger protein XlCOF22-like isoform X1, whose amino-acid sequence is MSSVQYLRDFVTERLTAAAEEIFGVFEKTIVEYEAEVDRQRRLLDIVWQPEIKLHRIELPQQHVCQEEEVLSDQQLCDQERNSSLDQEDPDPPQIKEEEEETCSGQEGEQLVLKQETDAFILTPDYEGSDHTEPEPGRDQQLLSHSSPVDESQDQTGSKHVDSGLTRNAETKTQKTQHNNRNHSNSVSNKELPQQHVCQEEEVLSDQQLCDQERNSSLDQEDPDPPQIKEEEEETCSGQEGEQLVLKQETDAFMLTPDYEGSDHTEPEPGRDQQLLSHSSPVDESQDQTGSKHVDSGLTRNAETKTQKTQHNNRNHSNSVSNKELPQQHVCQEEEVLSDQQLCNQERNSSLDQEDPDPPQIKEEEEEEETCSGQEGEQLVLKQETDAFMLTPDYEGSDHTEPEPGRDQQLLSHSSPVDESQDQTGSKHVDSELSRNVETKTQSSQHSNSVSNTGEKTFKCDTCGKGFENKSKFNEHLRVHTGEKRYCCDMCGKHLRSREGFLIHRRTHTGEKPFSCSTCGRRFGSMSTMKSHMKTHTGEKPYSCQTCGKRYPYKEYLKVHMRSHTGEKPYSCQTCGKGFASHSHLNDHRRTHTGEKPYCCSTCGKRFSFSSSMKAHMRTHTGEKPYSCSTCGKRFTGHSDMKKHMRSHTGEKPYSCQTCGKRYPYKEDLNIHMRSHTGEKPYSCEICGKNFVSHGNLRNHRRIHTGEKPYPCNTCGKRFSRLSDFKSHASVHTG
- the LOC121200063 gene encoding gastrula zinc finger protein XlCGF57.1-like isoform X2, with the translated sequence MSSVRYLRDFVTERLTAAAEEIFGVFETIIFEYEAEVDRQRRLLDIVWQPEIKLHRIELPQQHVCQEEEVLSDQQLCDQERNSSLDQEDPDPPQIKEEEEETCSGQEGEQLVLKQETDAFMLTPDYEGSDHTEPEPGRDQQLLSHSSPVDESQDQTGSKHVDSGLTRNAETKTQKTQHNNRNHSNSVSNKELPQQHVCQEEEVLSDQQLCNQERNSSLDQEDPDPPQIKEEEEEEETCSGQEGEQLVLKQETDAFMLTPDYEGSDHTEPEPGRDQQLLSHSSPVDESQDQTGSKHVDSELSRNVETKTQSSQHSNSVSNTGEKTFKCDTCGKGFENKSKFNEHLRVHTGEKRYCCDMCGKHLRSREGFLIHRRTHTGEKPFSCSTCGRRFGSMSTMKSHMKTHTGEKPYSCQTCGKRYPYKEYLKVHMRSHTGEKPYSCQTCGKGFASHSHLNDHRRTHTGEKPYCCSTCGKRFSFSSSMKAHMRTHTGEKPYSCSTCGKRFTGHSDMKKHMRSHTGEKPYSCQTCGKRYPYKEDLNIHMRSHTGEKPYSCEICGKNFVSHGNLRNHRRIHTGEKPYPCNTCGKRFSRLSDFKSHASVHTG